A section of the Acanthochromis polyacanthus isolate Apoly-LR-REF ecotype Palm Island chromosome 1, KAUST_Apoly_ChrSc, whole genome shotgun sequence genome encodes:
- the lck gene encoding tyrosine-protein kinase Lck, which yields MGCNCSSDYSDDWIENFDEICEQCNCPIPPASCNPYTDQLIPYPSQHSPPTSPLPDNLVVAIYSYEPNHEGDLGFEKGDKLKIINKDDSEWYLAESLTTGQRGYIPHNFVAMTTVETEPWFFKNISRNDAMRLLLAPGNTQGSFLIRESETTKGSYSLSIRDLDHNTGEGVKHYRIRNMDNGGFYITAKISFNSLKELVQHHSREADGLCTKLMKPCQSKAPQKPWWQDEWEIPRESLKLERRLGAGQFGEVWKGVYNNDRSVAIKNLKMGTMSVEAFLAEANMMKNLQHPRLVRLFAVVTQEPIYIVTEYMENGSLVDYLKTTEGSSLNMNTLIDMASQVADGMAFIEQKNYIHRDLRAANILVSHELICKIADFGLARLIEDNEYTAREGAKFPIKWTAPEAINYGTFSIKSDVWSFGILLTEIVTYGRIPYPGMSNPEVIQNLERGYRMPMPENCPESLYNVMCQCWTEEPENRPTFEYLRSVLEDFFTATERQYQE from the exons ATGGGCTGTAACTGCAGTTCGGACTATTCAGACGACTGGATTGAGAACTTCGATGAAATCTGTGAACAGTGCAACTGCCCCATCCCTCCAGCATCATGCAACCCA TACACAGATCAGCTGATTCCATACCCATCACAGCATTCACCTCCCACATCACCTTTACCAG ACAACCTCGTGGTGGCTATTTACAGCTATGAACCCAACCATGAAGGTGACCTGGGCTTCGAAAAGGGAGACAAGCTCAAGATCATCAACAA GGATGACTCAGAATGGTATCTGGCAGAGTCTCTCACCACAGGCCAGCGAGGCTACATCCCACACAACTTTGTTGCAATGACCACAGTGGAGACTGAACC gtggttctttaagaacatttctagAAACGATGCCATGAGGCTCCTCCTCGCTCCTGGGAATACACAGGGCTCCTTCCTGATTCGAGAGAGCGAGACAACCAAAG GATCATACTCCCTATCAATCAGGGATTTGGACCACAACACAGGCGAAGGAGTGAAGCACTACAGAATCCGCAACATGGACAATGGTGGCTTCTACATCACGGCAAAGATCTCCTTTAACTCTCTGAAGGAGCTTGTCCAGCATCACTCAC GTGAAGCAGATGGGTTGTGCACAAAGCTTATGAAGCCATGTCAGTCGAAGGCCCCACAGAAGCCGTGGTGGCAGGATGAGTGGGAGATTCCTCGCGAGTCCCTGAAGCTGGAGCGCAGACTGGGAGCTGGACAGTTTGGAGAAGTCTGGAAGG GTGTCTACAACAATGACAGGAGCGTGGctatcaagaacctgaagatgGGCACTATGTCGGTGGAGGCCTTCTTGGCGGAGGCCAATATGATGAAGAACCTGCAGCATCCTCGTCTCGTCCGCCTCTTCGCTGTGGTTACCCAGGAGCCGATCTATATTGTCACAGAGTATATGGAAAATG GTAGCCTTGTGGATTACCTAAAAACAACGGAGGGAAGCAGTTTGAACATGAACACCCTGATAGACATGGCATCCCAG GTGGCTGATGGCATGGCCTTCATCGAGCAGAAAAATTACATCCATCGAGACCTGCGAGCTGCCAATATTTTGGTTTCTCACGAGCTCATCTGTAAAATCGCTGACTTTGGACTTGCAAGACTCATTGAAGACAATGAATACACAGCCAGAGAGG GGGCAAAATTCCCCATTAAGTGGACAGCTCCTGAAGCCATCAACTACGGCACCTTCTCCATAAAATCTGATGTGTGGTCATTTGGGATCCTCCTCACAGAAATAGTGACATATGGACGCATTCCTTACCCTG GTATGTCCAACCCAGAGGTGATCCAGAACCTGGAGCGGGGCTACAG